The genomic stretch CCCCGAGCACGCGTGGCTAAAAGACAGCAATCGCGCGCAATATGTCAGCATCACCGACGAAGAGGCGCTCAAGGCGTTCCACGATTGCTGTCGCATCGAAGGCATTATTCCGGCGCTGGAATCCAGCCACGCGCTGGCCTATGCCGCGAAACTCGCGCCGACGCTGCCTAAGGACAAGGTCCTTCTGGTCAATCTGTCGGGCCGCGGCGACAAGGACATGCATACGGTCGCTGAGCGATCGGGTATCCAGTTCTGAGCGCCGCGACGATGCGCGACGAGTTCGACGAGCCGCAACCGGCGCTTGAAACCGCCCCGGTCGCCGAGGTAGCGGCGGCCGAGGCGCCTGCACCCCTGTTACCGCAGGTGCCCGCCAGCATCCGGCTGTTGAACCGCGATTTTTTGTCCGATGTGGCGAACATCCCCGACGGGTCGATCGACCTGATCCTTTGCGATCCGCCCTATGGGCTCGGCAAGGATTATGGCAACGACTCCGACATGCGCTCCGGCGAGGATTTCCTCGCCTGGACCCGTGGCTGGCTCGAACTGGCTATTCCGAAGCTCAAGCCGTCGGGTTCGCTGTATATCTTCTGCACGTGGCAGTACGCGCCGGAAATCTTCAGCTTCCTGAAGACAAAACTCACGATGATCAACGAAATCATCTGGGACCGGCGCGTGCCGAGCATGGGCGGAACGGTTCGCCGTTTCACCTCGGTGCACGACAACATCGGCTTTTTCGCGGTATCGAAAGATTATTTTTTCGATCTCGATCCCGTCCGCATTCCGTACGATGCCGTCACGAAGAAGGCGCGTTCGCGTAAATTGTTCGAAGGCAGTAAGTGGCTGGAGCTTGGCTATAATCCGAAGGACGTCTGGTCGGTGTCGCGGCTGCATCGGCAACACGCCGAGCGTGTCGATCATCCGACCCAGAAGCCTCTGGAAATTGTCGAGCGGATGGT from Paraburkholderia phytofirmans OLGA172 encodes the following:
- a CDS encoding DNA-methyltransferase, with the protein product MRDEFDEPQPALETAPVAEVAAAEAPAPLLPQVPASIRLLNRDFLSDVANIPDGSIDLILCDPPYGLGKDYGNDSDMRSGEDFLAWTRGWLELAIPKLKPSGSLYIFCTWQYAPEIFSFLKTKLTMINEIIWDRRVPSMGGTVRRFTSVHDNIGFFAVSKDYFFDLDPVRIPYDAVTKKARSRKLFEGSKWLELGYNPKDVWSVSRLHRQHAERVDHPTQKPLEIVERMVLASCPKGGRVLDPFMGSGTTAVACARQQREFVGYEINESYCAIARERVSAAAAAPTAARKTRKNAAKAVRQTEAQ